In Asticcacaulis sp. MM231, the genomic window CATGACAGCCTTGCCTGCGGCCAGCGCCTGGCGCGTATGGTCCAGGTGCTGATCCGTGGGGCTGGCCACCACGACACCCGCTATCCCGGGGTCGCTTAAAACCGCGTCCAAGCTCAGAATGTCTGCCCCGACCTGATAGGCGAGAGCTTGGGCAGAGTCTGGCACGGGATCGACGATCGCCTTCACACGCATTTTGGCGTGGGCAGCAATATTTTTAGCATGTATTCGGCCAATCCGGCCGGCTCCTAAAATGGCGATATCTAACATGATCAGCAGCTCTGAGGTTAAGGGGTGGGTGCAAACCAAAGATTTAAACGAAAAAGTCCGGCTACCTAACCCTCAAAACGGCAAGACAGGCATGGGCAAAAAAACAATTGCATTATTTGGAACAAATATTCCAAAATAAGTCAACATGGAAAAATATTCCGGCAACCAACTTATGCCAATGTTCAATCTATTATTGTATGGTATGCCAGAAGAAATTACCTCTAAGCAGGACCATTCTAAGGATTAGCCATGAAGTCAGGCACGGCTGAGACAGCCAAAATCGCCCCCAAAAAAATGTCGCCTCCCCAGACCAGCGCGGATCTCAAGGCGCAGGTGATGGCTATGCACAACTCGTTCAGCAAACGGATGAAACAGATTGCCAGTTACGTTCTGGATCGCCCGGAAGAATTAGCCTTTGAAACACTGGCTGTCTTTTCTGAGCGCTCAGGCGTCCAGCCGTCCGCTATTGTTCGCTTTGCAAAGGCGCTCGGCTATTCTGGCGCCAGTCAGATGCAAAAAGTGATCCGTGACGGGCTTCTTGCCAGCAACATGACGCTAGGTTACGGCGAGCGGGTCCGTCAGTTCAACAAAAAAGTCGGACAGGCCAGTTCCACAGGAGGGGCTGATATATTGGCTGAATATGTCGATGCTGACAGCCTCTCCTTGCAGAATCTGAAAGAAACGACGAGCGCGGATGACGTATCGGCGGCCGTCGCGCGGATCATTGCCGCTGATACCCTTTACATCGTAGGGTTTCGCCGGGCGTTTCCTGTCGCGGCCTATCTGGCCTATTCCTTTCAGAAAATGGGCAAGCCCACCATATTTATTGAAGGTGTTGGTGGTTTTTCCCAGTCGCAAACCCGCACCATTCGGCCGGTCGATATCATGCTGGCCGTCAGCTACCAACCTAGCGCCGAAGAGACTCTGGCCTGCGCCGAGATCGCCCATCAGAACGGCGCACCGATTATTTCGATCACGGATTCTATCGTCAATCCTATTGCCCGTATGTCTGTCCAGGCCTTCCAGGTGCGTGAATCTGAGGTGCGCGCTTTCCGTTCTCTGACGGCGTCTTTATGCCTTGGGCAAACCTTGGTTGTTGGCTACGCCTTCGCCTCAGCCGAAGCCGACGGCTTGTGATTATAGTATAAAATGATCGCGGCAATGAAATGATAATTGCAAAATGAAAAAAAATAGAAAATATAGTTCTTAGTGGCGATGGCATGATGCCTGAGACCGCCACCTTTATTGCGACCCTCGTGACAAAGACCTTCGATGGTCGCCGTCAGGAACAGGTCGGGGCGATAAGGCGGATTGAGGGAACGAGGAAGCCAAATGGACAGTACAGAGCGGTCACCTACCACCTATGTGTCTAACAAAGACCTCGACCTTATTACGCTGGGGCGTTCCAGCGTTGACCTTTATGGTCAACAGATCGGCGGTCGTCTGGAGGATATGTCCTCTTTCGCTAAATATGTTGGGGGCAGCCCCACCAATACAGCTATAGGCGCCTCACGCCTTGGACTAAGGTCCGGCCTCATCACCCGGGTTGGTGCTGACCATATGGGGCGCTTCATTCTTGAACAACTCGTTCAAGAAAACATTGATACCCAAGGCGTGACGACAGATCAGGAGCGCCTGACGGCGCTTGTTCTCTTAGGTATCGTCAACAAAGACACGTTCCCACTGATATTCTACCGCGAAAACTGCGCGGATATGGCGCTCCAATCTGATCATCTTGACGCTGCCTGGATTGGATCTGCACGCGCGCTTTTGATAAATGGCACACATCTGTCGCGTGATCAGCCGCGTCAAGCCAGTCTGGAGGCGGCGCGCCTGATACGCGAAGCAGGCGGCAAGCTGATTTTTGACATTGATTACCGGCCTGTCCTTTGGAACCTTCTGCCGAAAGACAATGGTGAGCTGCGTTACATCGAGGAAGGTTCTGTCACCCAAACCCTGCAGAGTGTGGCTGCGCTTTGCGATGTCATTATTGGCACCGAGGACGAGATTCGTATTTTGGGCGGCCGCGATGATATCGGTCTTGCACTCGACGCCATACGTGCGCTGACACAGGCTCTGATCGTCGTGAAGACGGGCGCCAAGGGGTGCACAATCTTGTCCGGAGCGCCGGAGCGTCGCATAGATGTGCCGGGGTTTGCTGTCGATGTACTCAATGTTTTGGGGGCGGGGGATGCTTTTGCAGCCGGCTTTCTGAAGGCGTGGCTTACGGGGCAAGACCTTTATACCTGTGGTTTATGGGGGAATGCGTGTGGGGCCATCGTTGTCTCCCGTCACGGCTGCTCTCCGGCCATGCCGACGCAGGACGAACTGACGTATTTTATGTCAGCCGCAACCTATCCCTTGCCACCTGAAGCGCAGGCGCAACTCGACCACATACACTGGGCGAGCACCCGACGATCAAAATATGACGAATTGACCGTCCTGGCGATCGACCACCGCGATCAGTTTGAGGAGATCGCTGCAGAACTGGCTGTGGGGGCTGAGCGCATTTCGGACTTCAAGCAACTCGCCGTAAAAGCCCTGCATGCGACGGCAAAGGGCGCTCCGGGCTTCGGTGTTTTACTGGATAGCCGATATGGTTCGGTGGCCCTGGATGAGGCTGCGAAGCTGGGCTACTGGATCGGTAGGCCGATAGAGACCCCGAAATCCCGCCCGCTGACATTTGAGTCTTCGGCCGATGTTGGCATGGAAATCTTGCGCTGGCCGAGCAACCAGGTCGTCAAATGCCTGATCTATTATCATCCTGATGACGATCCGGTTCTGCAGGCGGCACAAGAGGCGCAAGTTTTACGTCTGTTTGACGCCTGCCGACAGACTGGCCACGAGCTGATCCTTGAGGTGATTCTGCCGACGGATATTGAGGCCGGAGATGATACAGTGGCGCGTGCCATGCGACGTCTTTATGAGATCGGTATAAAACCCGACTGGTGGAAGCTTGAGCCCGCCGTCAGCCAGGTCGCATGGGATAATATCTCTGCCGTTATTCAAGACTGCGATCCGCTCTGCCATGGGGTTGTTCTGCTTGGCCTGTCGGCCCCCTCCGAGAGCCTGGTTGAGGCGTTTCGAGTGGCGGCGGCCTATCCGTGTATCAAGGGCTTCGCTATCGGTCGCACCATCTTCCACGATGTCGCGGTTGAGTGGTTCCGTGATCGCTTAAGTGACGAACAAGCGATTGCAGCCATGGCACAAAAGCTGTCTAATCTGGTCCATGCCTGGCGTACAGCGCGCCAGGTGTTGGAGCCAGCAGCGTGACATCAACCCGACAAACGGCGGCACAGGCGATTGTCCGCTTTCTTTCGAATCAATATGTTGACGTAGATGGCTTGGTGCTGCCCTATTTTGCGGGCGTGTGGGCCATCTTTGGTCATGGCAATGTGGCAGGACTTGGCGAGGCGCTTTATGACGTGCGCGAAACCTTGCCAACCTACCGTGCGCATAATGAGCAGGCGATGGCCCATGCAGCGATCGCCTTCGCCAAACAAAAAGCCCGCCGGCAGGCCTTCGTCTGCACGACGTCCATAGGTCCTGGTGCGACAAACATGGTGACGGCGGCGGCGCTGGCCCATATCAATCGCCTGCCCGTTCTTTTTCTTCCTGGCGATGTTTACGCCAATCGCCGGCCCGATCCGGTGCTGCAGCAGATCGAAGACTTTGGTGACGCAACCGTTTCTGCCAATGCCTGTTTTCGGCCTGTGTCTGCCTATTTTGATCAGATCACCCGTCCAGAGCAAATTCTCTCGGCCCTGCCGCGCGCGATGTCCACCCTGACCGATCCTGCCCGCTGCGGCCCTGTTACGCTGTGTCTCTGTCAGGATGTCCAGGCAGAAGCGTATGACTATCCGGACAGCTTTTTTGACAAGCGGGTATGGAGCATCCGCCGCCCGGCGCCCGATGCCGCTGAACTGGCGAATCTGGTGTCTCGGCTTAAGGCGGCGACGTCGCCGGTCTTGATCATAGGCGGGGGTGTAAAATACGCTCTGGCGGAGACAGCCCTATCGGATCTGGCGCTTCGTCATGGTTTGCCATTTGCAGAAACGCAAGCCGGGAAGGGGGCCATACCCTGGGATCACCCGTGCAATCTGGGTGGCTTGGGCGTGACAGGATCACAAGCCGCAAATCTCGCAGTACAAAACGCGGATCTGATCGTTGGAATCGGTACCCGGTTGCAGGACTTTACGACGGGATCAGCCGGTCTTTTCGGGGTCAATGCCAAACTGATTCAGATTAATATCGCCGCATATGACGCGCATAAGTTTGCAGCCGAGACGGTAGTTGGGGACGCAAAGGTGGTTATGGAGGGTTTATCCGCCGCCCTGGACGGTTGGGTGGCGACGTCTTCTAAAAGCTTGCAGGCGGCTCGTAGTGCATGGACGGCGAGCGTAGACTCAGCCTTGCTGCCACCCGTCTCAGGCCCGCCCAATGAAACACAGGTTCTGGGGGCGCTGTGGCGTCAGGCCGGTGATGATGCCGTTGTTGTCGGTGCCGCCGGGGGGCTCCCCGGTGATATGCAAAAGGTCTGGAGAACCAAAACGTCGGGGGGATACCATATGGAATATGGATATTCCTGCATGGGGTATGAAATTGCCGGAGGTGTGGGCGTCAAGATGGCTTCGCCCGAACGCGAGGTTTATGTACTGGTAGGCGATGGAAGCTACCTGATGATGAATGCCGAGATTGCCACGGCGGTGATGATGGGCATTAAAATTATCATCATTCTGATCGATAATGGGGGATACGGTTGTATACACCGGCTACAAACCTCTACAGGCAGCCAGCCCTTCAACAATCGATTTACAGAGTCTTATCACCGCACGTTGCCAGCGATTGATTTCGTGGCCCATGCCCGCAGCCTTGGCGCCTATGCCGAAAAAGCCACCACGATCACTGAATTTGAGGCAGCCCTTGTCCAGGCGCAGGCGCGCGACCTGACCTCTGTCCTTGTTATCGAATCGGATCCGGATGTATCCTCATCCCTGGGCGGTGCGTGGTGGGATGTGGCCATTGCGGAAGTGTCGCAAACAGCGGCTGTCCGTGAAGCACGCGGGCGCTACGATAAAAAAATCAATCATATCAGGAGGAGACAGCGCAAATGACGATTCGCTTTGGGGTCAGCCCTATCGCCTGGATTAATGACGACATGCCTGAACTTGGGGCAGAGACATCTTTGCAGCAGGTTCTGCAAGACGCCCAGGCGATTGGCTTTGTTGGCATCGAACTCGGAGGGCGCTTCCCTAAGGCGCCCGAAAGCCTGAAACCTCTTTTGGAGACGTACAGTCTGGATCTCGTGGGGGGCTGGTATAGCGCTTCACTCCTGACGCGTACCGCGCAAGAAGAGATCGAGGCCCTGCAACCCCATCTGGCCCTTCTTAAGGCTATGAACTGTTCAGTGTTTATCATTGCCGAAACCAGCAATGCGATTCATGGTCAGCGTGAAACAGCTTTGCAGGAGAGGCCGCATTTAACTGAGGCGCAATGGCGCGTGTTCGGTCAACGGCTTACGGAAGTGGCTGACTATATTTATGCGCAGGGGTTGAAATGCGCTTACCACTATCATCTCGGGACGGTGGTTCAGGATAAGGCCGACCTGGCCGCTTTTTTTACCTGTACCGGGCCACAGGTTGGCATAACACTCGATACTGGCCATGCAGTTCTGGGAGGCATTGACCCTTTTGATGTCATCGAACACCATGCCGATCGCATACAACACGTCCATGCCAAGGATATTCGCCAGAGCATCTTTGATGAGACGGCGGGGCAGGCCGACAGCTTTCTGAATGGGGTGCTGGCAGGCATGTTTACCGTACCCGGAGATGGCAGTATCGATTTCGCACGCCTCTTTAGCGCCCTTGCCAAAATAGGTTACGACGGATGGATTATTGTTGAAGCGGAGCAGGATCCCAAAAGGGCAGATCCGCGATTGTATGCGCAGAAGGGATTGGATACCCTTAAGCACCTGTCACAAGCCGCCGGCCTTTCGGAATTGGCCCTAAACCCATGAGCCATCTGAAGGTTAAATCAGCGCCTTGCGACGAGTTTGGCGTTGTGATTGATATCACGC contains:
- a CDS encoding MurR/RpiR family transcriptional regulator, encoding MKSGTAETAKIAPKKMSPPQTSADLKAQVMAMHNSFSKRMKQIASYVLDRPEELAFETLAVFSERSGVQPSAIVRFAKALGYSGASQMQKVIRDGLLASNMTLGYGERVRQFNKKVGQASSTGGADILAEYVDADSLSLQNLKETTSADDVSAAVARIIAADTLYIVGFRRAFPVAAYLAYSFQKMGKPTIFIEGVGGFSQSQTRTIRPVDIMLAVSYQPSAEETLACAEIAHQNGAPIISITDSIVNPIARMSVQAFQVRESEVRAFRSLTASLCLGQTLVVGYAFASAEADGL
- the iolC gene encoding 5-dehydro-2-deoxygluconokinase, which encodes MDSTERSPTTYVSNKDLDLITLGRSSVDLYGQQIGGRLEDMSSFAKYVGGSPTNTAIGASRLGLRSGLITRVGADHMGRFILEQLVQENIDTQGVTTDQERLTALVLLGIVNKDTFPLIFYRENCADMALQSDHLDAAWIGSARALLINGTHLSRDQPRQASLEAARLIREAGGKLIFDIDYRPVLWNLLPKDNGELRYIEEGSVTQTLQSVAALCDVIIGTEDEIRILGGRDDIGLALDAIRALTQALIVVKTGAKGCTILSGAPERRIDVPGFAVDVLNVLGAGDAFAAGFLKAWLTGQDLYTCGLWGNACGAIVVSRHGCSPAMPTQDELTYFMSAATYPLPPEAQAQLDHIHWASTRRSKYDELTVLAIDHRDQFEEIAAELAVGAERISDFKQLAVKALHATAKGAPGFGVLLDSRYGSVALDEAAKLGYWIGRPIETPKSRPLTFESSADVGMEILRWPSNQVVKCLIYYHPDDDPVLQAAQEAQVLRLFDACRQTGHELILEVILPTDIEAGDDTVARAMRRLYEIGIKPDWWKLEPAVSQVAWDNISAVIQDCDPLCHGVVLLGLSAPSESLVEAFRVAAAYPCIKGFAIGRTIFHDVAVEWFRDRLSDEQAIAAMAQKLSNLVHAWRTARQVLEPAA
- the iolD gene encoding 3D-(3,5/4)-trihydroxycyclohexane-1,2-dione acylhydrolase (decyclizing) produces the protein MTSTRQTAAQAIVRFLSNQYVDVDGLVLPYFAGVWAIFGHGNVAGLGEALYDVRETLPTYRAHNEQAMAHAAIAFAKQKARRQAFVCTTSIGPGATNMVTAAALAHINRLPVLFLPGDVYANRRPDPVLQQIEDFGDATVSANACFRPVSAYFDQITRPEQILSALPRAMSTLTDPARCGPVTLCLCQDVQAEAYDYPDSFFDKRVWSIRRPAPDAAELANLVSRLKAATSPVLIIGGGVKYALAETALSDLALRHGLPFAETQAGKGAIPWDHPCNLGGLGVTGSQAANLAVQNADLIVGIGTRLQDFTTGSAGLFGVNAKLIQINIAAYDAHKFAAETVVGDAKVVMEGLSAALDGWVATSSKSLQAARSAWTASVDSALLPPVSGPPNETQVLGALWRQAGDDAVVVGAAGGLPGDMQKVWRTKTSGGYHMEYGYSCMGYEIAGGVGVKMASPEREVYVLVGDGSYLMMNAEIATAVMMGIKIIIILIDNGGYGCIHRLQTSTGSQPFNNRFTESYHRTLPAIDFVAHARSLGAYAEKATTITEFEAALVQAQARDLTSVLVIESDPDVSSSLGGAWWDVAIAEVSQTAAVREARGRYDKKINHIRRRQRK
- the iolE gene encoding myo-inosose-2 dehydratase: MTIRFGVSPIAWINDDMPELGAETSLQQVLQDAQAIGFVGIELGGRFPKAPESLKPLLETYSLDLVGGWYSASLLTRTAQEEIEALQPHLALLKAMNCSVFIIAETSNAIHGQRETALQERPHLTEAQWRVFGQRLTEVADYIYAQGLKCAYHYHLGTVVQDKADLAAFFTCTGPQVGITLDTGHAVLGGIDPFDVIEHHADRIQHVHAKDIRQSIFDETAGQADSFLNGVLAGMFTVPGDGSIDFARLFSALAKIGYDGWIIVEAEQDPKRADPRLYAQKGLDTLKHLSQAAGLSELALNP